Proteins co-encoded in one Brassica oleracea var. oleracea cultivar TO1000 chromosome C4, BOL, whole genome shotgun sequence genomic window:
- the LOC106337426 gene encoding acetylglutamate kinase, chloroplastic-like yields the protein MATVTSKTPPKSFSFSISNPLKPLTPKSPSLRFPPRNNHHHHRLSVNAAVSPPPSDTPSPDYRFEILSESLPFIQKFRGKTIVVKYGGAAMTSPELKASVVTDLVLLACVGLRPILVHGGGPDINRYLKQLNIPAEFRDGLRVTDATTMEIVSMVLVGKVNKNLVSLINAAGATAVGLSGHDGRLITARPVPNSDQLGFVGEVARVDPSVLRPLVESGYIPVIASVAADEAGQAYNINADTVAGELAAALGAEKLILLTDVAGILEDREDVGSLVKEIDIKGVKRMIDDGKVGGGMIPKVKCCIRSLAQGVKTASIIDGRRQHSLLHEIMSDEGAGTMITG from the coding sequence ATGGCCACCGTCACATCCAAAACGCCGCCTAAATCCTTCTCCTTCTCCATTTCCAATCCTCTCAAACCCCTAACCCCCAAATCTCCATCCCTCCGCTTTCCACCTCGCAACAATCATCACCACCACCGTTTATCCGTAAACGCCGCCGTATCACCACCGCCTTCAGACACACCTTCGCCGGATTATAGATTCGAGATCCTCTCCGAGTCCCTACCCTTCATCCAAAAATTCCGAGGCAAAACCATCGTCGTCAAATACGGCGGCGCGGCCATGACTTCGCCGGAGCTAAAAGCCTCCGTCGTCACCGACCTCGTCCTCCTCGCGTGCGTCGGTCTCCGCCCCATCCTCGTCCACGGCGGAGGTCCCGACATCAACCGCTACCTCAAACAGCTTAACATCCCGGCCGAGTTCCGCGACGGACTCCGCGTCACCGACGCCACGACGATGGAGATCGTCTCGATGGTTCTCGTCGGAAAAGTGAACAAGAATCTCGTTTCTTTAATAAACGCCGCCGGAGCCACCGCTGTTGGGCTGTCCGGACACGACGGTCGTCTTATCACCGCGCGGCCTGTTCCTAACTCGGATCAGTTAGGTTTTGTCGGAGAAGTCGCGAGGGTTGATCCGAGCGTGTTGCGTCCCTTAGTAGAATCCGGTTACATTCCGGTGATTGCCTCTGTGGCTGCGGATGAAGCTGGTCAGGCTTATAACATCAATGCGGATACGGTGGCGGGGGAGCTCGCGGCGGCGCTTGGAGCTGAGAAGCTGATTCTGTTGACTGATGTGGCGGGGATCTTGGAGGATAGAGAGGATGTGGGGAGCTTGGTGAAGGAGATTGATATAAAGGGAGTGAAGAGGATGATTGATGATGGGAAAGTTGGTGGTGGGATGATTCCTAAGGTGAAGTGCTGTATAAGGTCACTTGCTCAGGGAGTGAAGACGGCGAGTATTATCGATGGGAGGAGGCAGCATTCTTTGCTTCATGAGATCATGTCTGATGAAGGAGCTGGAACTATGATTACTGGATGA
- the LOC106337114 gene encoding guanylate kinase 2-like isoform X1, producing MGGAPALFVDHLENGHTNGCSLKSEDTSVQIGDRSYVIGGSHEENPLFLGVQIHDKITNKWSSPTVLGTGPKPCKAYSAIVLKQGRILVIKKDAASDDSIWFLEVDSPFVREQRKLLGKEVVTWSKGVRGNAEKPIVISGPSGVGKGTLITMLMKEFPSMFGFSVSHTTRSPRCMEKNGVHYHFTEKTVMEKEINDGKFLEFASVHGNLYGTSIESVEVVTDSGKRCILDIDVQGARSVKASSLDAMFIFVCPPSMKELEDRLRARGTETEEQIQKRLRNAEAEIKAGKSSGIFGHILYNDNLEECYKSLKNLLGIDNDAPVNGLEAVEGINLPKEHTVTKMEDKILIQETGEVIKNNMIVLDLSSINGGAPGRTRGIVLDTVKSS from the exons ATG GGAGGAGCACCAGCTTTATTTGTGGATCATCTGGAGAATGGACACACTAATGGCTGTAGTCTAAAATCCGAAGATACATCAGTTCAAATTGGAGATCGATCC TATGTGATTGGTGGAAGTCATGAAGAGAACCCATTGTTCCTTGGAGTTCAGATTCATGACAAAATCACTAACAAGTG GTCTAGTCCTACTGTTCTTGGAACAGGCCCTAAACCCTGCAAGGCCTACTCCGCCATTGTTCTTAAACAAGGACGGATCCTAGTTATCAAAAAAGATGCAGCTTCTGATGACTCTATATGGTTCCTCGAG GTGGACAGTCCTTTTGTCCGGGAACAAAGGAAACTCTTAGGCAAAGAGGTTGTTACATGGAGCAAAGGAGTGAGAGGAAACGCAGAGAAGCCTATTGTCATAAGCGGTCCCTCTGGAGTTGGCAAAGGAACGCTTATAACGATGCTCATGAAAGAGTTTCCTTCCATGTTTGGATTCTCTGTGAGCCACACGACTCGTTCTCCGAGGTGTATGGAGAAGAACGGTGTTCACTACCATTTCACTGAGAAAACTGTGATGGAGAAAGAGATTAATGACGGGAAGTTTCTTGAGTTTGCTTCTGTTCATGGTAATCTGTACGGAACCAGCATTGAATCCGTTGAGGTTGTCACAGATTCAGGAAAG AGATGCATACTTGACATTGATGTTCAAGGAGCGAGGTCTGTGAAGGCGAGTTCTCTTGATGCCATGTTTATATTCGTGTGTCCTCCTTCAATGAAGGAGCTTGAAGATCGGCTACGTGCCCG AGGAACTGAAACAGAGGAGCAGATCCAGAAGCGGCTTAGAAACGCTGAAGCGGAGATCAAAGCTGGGAAGTCCTCAGGCATTTTTGGTCATATCCTGTATAATGACAACCTCGAGGAATGTTACAAGAGCCTTAAG AATCTCTTGGGGATAGACAATGACGCTCCAGTGAATGGCTTAGAAG CAGTAGAAGGGATCAATCTTCCCAAGGAGCATACAGTAACAAAGATGGAAGATAAGATATTGATTCAAGAAACAGGAGAAGTGATCAAGAACAACAT GATTGTGTTGGATTTATCTTCGATTAACGGGGGAGCACCCGGAAGAACAAGAGGGATCGTTCTGGACACGGTGAAGTCCAGCTAA
- the LOC106337114 gene encoding guanylate kinase 2-like isoform X2, whose product MGGAPALFVDHLENGHTNGCSLKSEDTSVQIGDRSYVIGGSHEENPLFLGVQIHDKITNKWSSPTVLGTGPKPCKAYSAIVLKQGRILVIKKDAASDDSIWFLEVDSPFVREQRKLLGKEVVTWSKGVRGNAEKPIVISGPSGVGKGTLITMLMKEFPSMFGFSVSHTTRSPRCMEKNGVHYHFTEKTVMEKEINDGKFLEFASVHGNLYGTSIESVEVVTDSGKRCILDIDVQGARSVKASSLDAMFIFVCPPSMKELEDRLRARGTETEEQIQKRLRNAEAEIKAGKSSGIFGHILYNDNLEECYKSLKNLLGIDNDAPVNGLEVEGINLPKEHTVTKMEDKILIQETGEVIKNNMIVLDLSSINGGAPGRTRGIVLDTVKSS is encoded by the exons ATG GGAGGAGCACCAGCTTTATTTGTGGATCATCTGGAGAATGGACACACTAATGGCTGTAGTCTAAAATCCGAAGATACATCAGTTCAAATTGGAGATCGATCC TATGTGATTGGTGGAAGTCATGAAGAGAACCCATTGTTCCTTGGAGTTCAGATTCATGACAAAATCACTAACAAGTG GTCTAGTCCTACTGTTCTTGGAACAGGCCCTAAACCCTGCAAGGCCTACTCCGCCATTGTTCTTAAACAAGGACGGATCCTAGTTATCAAAAAAGATGCAGCTTCTGATGACTCTATATGGTTCCTCGAG GTGGACAGTCCTTTTGTCCGGGAACAAAGGAAACTCTTAGGCAAAGAGGTTGTTACATGGAGCAAAGGAGTGAGAGGAAACGCAGAGAAGCCTATTGTCATAAGCGGTCCCTCTGGAGTTGGCAAAGGAACGCTTATAACGATGCTCATGAAAGAGTTTCCTTCCATGTTTGGATTCTCTGTGAGCCACACGACTCGTTCTCCGAGGTGTATGGAGAAGAACGGTGTTCACTACCATTTCACTGAGAAAACTGTGATGGAGAAAGAGATTAATGACGGGAAGTTTCTTGAGTTTGCTTCTGTTCATGGTAATCTGTACGGAACCAGCATTGAATCCGTTGAGGTTGTCACAGATTCAGGAAAG AGATGCATACTTGACATTGATGTTCAAGGAGCGAGGTCTGTGAAGGCGAGTTCTCTTGATGCCATGTTTATATTCGTGTGTCCTCCTTCAATGAAGGAGCTTGAAGATCGGCTACGTGCCCG AGGAACTGAAACAGAGGAGCAGATCCAGAAGCGGCTTAGAAACGCTGAAGCGGAGATCAAAGCTGGGAAGTCCTCAGGCATTTTTGGTCATATCCTGTATAATGACAACCTCGAGGAATGTTACAAGAGCCTTAAG AATCTCTTGGGGATAGACAATGACGCTCCAGTGAATGGCTTAGAAG TAGAAGGGATCAATCTTCCCAAGGAGCATACAGTAACAAAGATGGAAGATAAGATATTGATTCAAGAAACAGGAGAAGTGATCAAGAACAACAT GATTGTGTTGGATTTATCTTCGATTAACGGGGGAGCACCCGGAAGAACAAGAGGGATCGTTCTGGACACGGTGAAGTCCAGCTAA